The stretch of DNA TATCTTCGGCTATTTGCAGAATTGAATTTATACTTTCCTTAATTTTTTCTCTGTAAGGGGAGACTTTGGGCTCTTGAGCTATAATTGTCACATCTAAATTATTCACCGCAAGATTTTTCTTTTTCATTGTTTCCAATACTTTCTCCAACAGTTTTAAAGAAAAGATATCTTTATATTCGGGGTCAGTGTCGGGAAAATGTTCTCCTATATCTTTCTCGCCCATAGCGCCTAAAATGGCATCGCAGATGCAGTGAGTAACCACATCGGCGTCGGAATGTCCCAACAATCCTTTTGAATTTGGTATTTGAATACCGCCGAGGATAAGTTTGCGTCCTTTTTGCAACTTATGAATATCGTAACCTAGCCCTATTAACATAGTCATAAAAATAAAATTCCTAATTACTAATATCTAATTTCCAATGAAATATTTAATGTAGTGGCAAAGTTCACTTTGCATTCTTATTCGCCGAGCAAGCCTCCGACGTAATGTCGAAGCGGGCTGGCCACTACAAACAACAATAAACAGCGCCGATAAATCAGCAACTACAATATTTTTAAGAAATATATCGAAATACATGGAAATAAATTGTTTCTTACTACGTATTTCCACTGTATATCTATCGCATTTCTATGTATATCTTTTTTTAAATACGCCGATGAATCGGCAACTACAACTCTTAAAAATTAAATTTCTTGTCTTTTTCTATCTATTATCTGTTTTCTGTATTCTGTCCTCTGTCATCTTTTTTTTCAGTTACCAATTTCCTATTTCAAAAATAGCTTCGGCAAGAATTAAATCTTCCGGAGTTGTTATTTTTACATTGAAGGAGCTTCCTTCCACTATTTTTACAGTATGCGGCAACTTTTCCACAACGCCCGCATCATCTGTGGTTTGAAACCCT from bacterium encodes:
- a CDS encoding 2-C-methyl-D-erythritol 2,4-cyclodiphosphate synthase, with the protein product MLIGLGYDIHKLQKGRKLILGGIQIPNSKGLLGHSDADVVTHCICDAILGAMGEKDIGEHFPDTDPEYKDIFSLKLLEKVLETMKKKNLAVNNLDVTIIAQEPKVSPYREKIKESINSILQIAEDKINIKATSPERLGALGNGEGIACISIVSLI